The Pseudodesulfovibrio sp. zrk46 genome contains a region encoding:
- a CDS encoding CpaF family protein: MSLAARLNRKSAKSAKSGPVPANTKSGSKKGKTELADHYFDVKTRIHDRLIDMIDLSLLDSLSETEMRSEIAKVAEGLLWEEFQNAPLNLAERKRMLSEIQDEVIGLGPLEPYVKDPTVNDILVNGFNQVYVERSGKLELTPARFKDDDHLRKIIDRIVSLVGRRIDESQPLCDARLLDGSRVNAVIPPLAIDGPSLSIRKFSADPLEVQDLIGFNSLTDGMAKLMDGIVKARLNVLISGGTGSGKTTLLNCLSRNIPEDERIVTIEDAAELQLKQDHVVRLETRPANIEGRGEITMRDLVKNCLRMRPDRIIVGECRSSEALDMLQAMNTGHDGSLTTIHANTPRDALMRLETMVSMAGLNLSPISMKRYISSAVDVIIQATRLVDGTRKVISIQEITGMEGDMITMQEIFAFEQTNVNKQGKVEGFFTARGIRPKFAQQLDRMGFSFPASMFEAAPQARRKE, encoded by the coding sequence ATGAGCCTCGCCGCACGCCTGAACCGCAAGTCTGCCAAGTCCGCCAAGTCCGGCCCGGTGCCCGCAAACACCAAGTCCGGCTCCAAGAAGGGCAAGACCGAACTGGCTGACCACTATTTCGACGTCAAGACGCGTATCCACGACCGTCTCATCGACATGATCGACCTCTCGCTGCTGGACTCCCTCAGCGAGACCGAGATGCGTTCCGAGATCGCCAAGGTGGCTGAAGGGCTGCTGTGGGAAGAATTCCAGAACGCGCCCCTGAACCTTGCCGAACGCAAGCGTATGCTCTCCGAGATTCAGGATGAGGTCATCGGCCTCGGACCGCTCGAACCCTACGTCAAGGACCCCACGGTCAACGATATTCTGGTCAATGGATTCAATCAGGTTTACGTGGAGCGTTCCGGCAAGCTGGAACTGACCCCGGCCCGTTTCAAGGATGACGATCACCTGCGCAAGATCATCGACCGCATTGTCTCGCTGGTGGGACGCCGCATCGATGAATCCCAGCCTCTCTGTGACGCCCGTCTGCTGGACGGTTCCCGTGTCAACGCAGTCATCCCGCCGCTGGCAATCGACGGCCCCTCGCTCTCCATTCGTAAGTTTTCCGCTGATCCGCTGGAGGTTCAGGACCTCATCGGTTTCAACTCCCTGACCGACGGCATGGCCAAGCTCATGGACGGCATCGTCAAGGCGCGCCTCAACGTGCTCATCTCCGGCGGTACCGGTTCCGGTAAGACCACCCTGCTCAACTGCCTCTCCCGCAACATCCCCGAAGACGAACGCATCGTCACCATCGAGGACGCAGCAGAATTGCAGCTCAAGCAGGACCACGTAGTTCGTCTGGAAACCCGCCCGGCCAACATCGAGGGACGCGGCGAAATCACCATGCGCGATCTGGTCAAGAACTGTCTGCGTATGCGCCCCGACCGCATCATCGTTGGTGAGTGTCGTTCTTCCGAAGCGCTGGACATGCTCCAGGCCATGAACACCGGTCACGACGGTTCCCTGACCACCATTCACGCCAACACCCCACGCGACGCCCTGATGCGACTGGAAACCATGGTCTCCATGGCGGGCCTGAACCTCTCGCCCATTTCCATGAAGCGCTACATTTCCTCGGCCGTGGACGTCATCATTCAGGCCACCCGTCTGGTGGACGGTACCCGTAAGGTCATCTCCATTCAGGAAATCACCGGCATGGAAGGCGACATGATCACCATGCAGGAAATCTTCGCCTTCGAACAAACCAACGTGAACAAGCAGGGCAAGGTGGAAGGGTTCTTCACCGCTCGCGGTATCCGTCCGAAGTTCGCCCAGCAACTCGACCGCATGGGCTTCTCCTTCCCGGCATCCATGTTCGAAGCAGCCCCTCAGGCTCGGAGAAAGGAGTAA
- a CDS encoding type II secretion system F family protein gives MSLPLIVAAGCTLVFFILAMGIAALFRAGRDEAEDKVKKRLKQFALTEVESESIDLVLKESSMSEMPWFNNFLSSLQFAANLNKLIAQGKAKGSAGVYLLLCALLGMGGIYIGVSMAERIWVAAILGYFFGSIPVQYLRFLKNRRMDRFQKQLPDALDLMSRALKAGHTFGGGMRMVADEFDDPMGSEMRTTLEEINFGMDVDRALSNLQSRVAVDDLKFFVVSVNIQRETGGNLAEIISNIARLVRERFVLFGKVKVLSAEGRLSALLLSALPFVVVAMMYTINPDYMSLLWTTELGRAMAWGAAISMLIGVSIMRRMVKIKV, from the coding sequence ATGTCGTTACCCCTGATCGTCGCCGCTGGTTGCACCCTCGTTTTCTTCATTCTGGCCATGGGCATTGCCGCCCTGTTCCGTGCCGGTCGTGATGAAGCCGAAGACAAGGTCAAGAAGCGCCTCAAGCAGTTCGCCCTGACCGAAGTGGAATCCGAATCCATCGATCTCGTACTCAAGGAATCCTCCATGAGTGAGATGCCGTGGTTCAACAATTTCCTCTCTTCCCTCCAGTTCGCCGCCAACCTGAACAAGCTCATCGCACAGGGAAAGGCCAAGGGCTCCGCAGGTGTCTACCTGCTCCTCTGTGCCCTGCTCGGCATGGGCGGCATCTACATCGGCGTCTCCATGGCCGAACGCATCTGGGTGGCGGCCATCCTCGGATATTTCTTCGGCTCCATTCCGGTACAATATCTCCGCTTCCTCAAGAACCGCCGCATGGACCGCTTTCAGAAGCAGCTTCCCGATGCTCTGGATCTCATGAGCCGCGCCCTCAAGGCAGGCCACACCTTTGGTGGCGGCATGCGCATGGTGGCGGACGAATTCGACGATCCCATGGGTAGCGAAATGCGCACCACGCTGGAAGAGATCAACTTCGGCATGGACGTGGACCGCGCCCTGTCCAACCTGCAATCCCGCGTGGCCGTGGACGACCTGAAGTTCTTCGTGGTGTCCGTGAACATCCAGCGCGAGACCGGCGGTAACCTGGCAGAGATCATCTCCAACATCGCACGCCTGGTACGTGAACGTTTCGTCCTGTTCGGCAAGGTCAAGGTCCTGTCCGCAGAAGGTCGCCTCTCCGCGCTGCTGCTGTCAGCCCTGCCCTTCGTGGTCGTGGCCATGATGTACACCATCAACCCCGACTACATGTCCCTGTTGTGGACCACGGAACTCGGCCGGGCCATGGCCTGGGGCGCTGCCATCTCAATGCTTATCGGCGTCTCCATCATGCGCCGCATGGTCAAGATCAAGGTGTAG
- a CDS encoding cellulose synthase operon protein YhjQ/BcsQ: protein MNNRIIPVTLALNDREEQKKLERMIASSYMVRLADEDADEMGVLIYEPGDSVDEDFPHIIHALESGNAEDVFLAGDHADPDLLIRAMRSGIREFLQFPIEENDFRAAIMRTAMRGSLESDEHERGKIITVLGGKSGLGTTTTAVNLAWALNKRAPGRTLLLDLRRPSGEVPYFLDLKYEYNWGALTEDISRLDATYLHSVVAEHESGLNVLPGPTGGDKPDSQSMQLIMEQLRRIYDFVIVDTAYPDDEVLPREVEQADHILIVMQLSLPCIARSSRLMDSIRAQDPDAERRMQLIATRVPKDSTISISDASDVLSRDIPWTIGEDASSALSALNQGTPLLDAYPKSQAAKAIMDLADSLDHRKEEQKKSFRLPFASLFRRKKKGAVNDTLAGAAS from the coding sequence ATGAACAACCGAATCATACCGGTCACACTCGCTCTCAATGACCGCGAAGAGCAAAAGAAGCTGGAACGCATGATCGCATCCAGTTACATGGTCCGACTGGCGGACGAAGACGCCGACGAGATGGGCGTGCTCATCTACGAGCCCGGCGACTCCGTGGACGAAGACTTCCCGCACATCATCCATGCCCTCGAATCCGGCAACGCCGAAGACGTATTTCTGGCTGGCGACCATGCCGACCCGGACCTGCTGATCCGCGCCATGCGCAGCGGCATCCGTGAATTTCTCCAGTTCCCCATCGAAGAGAACGACTTCCGCGCCGCCATCATGCGTACGGCCATGCGCGGCAGCCTCGAATCCGACGAGCACGAACGCGGCAAGATCATCACCGTACTGGGCGGCAAGTCCGGACTCGGCACCACCACCACGGCAGTGAACCTGGCCTGGGCGCTGAACAAGCGCGCCCCCGGTCGCACCCTGCTGCTGGATCTGCGCCGTCCCTCCGGCGAAGTCCCCTACTTCCTCGACCTCAAGTACGAATACAACTGGGGCGCACTGACCGAAGATATTTCCCGACTGGACGCCACGTATCTCCACTCCGTCGTCGCGGAACACGAATCCGGCCTCAACGTGCTGCCCGGCCCCACCGGCGGCGACAAGCCCGATTCCCAGTCCATGCAGCTCATCATGGAACAGCTCCGCCGCATCTACGACTTCGTGATCGTGGACACCGCATATCCGGACGACGAAGTATTACCCCGCGAAGTAGAGCAGGCCGACCACATCCTCATCGTCATGCAGCTCTCACTGCCCTGTATCGCTCGCAGCTCCCGTCTCATGGATTCCATTCGCGCACAGGACCCGGACGCCGAACGTCGCATGCAGCTCATCGCCACCCGCGTGCCCAAGGATTCTACCATTTCAATCAGCGATGCCTCTGACGTACTGTCCCGCGACATCCCCTGGACCATTGGGGAAGACGCCTCCTCGGCCCTGTCCGCGCTGAACCAGGGGACCCCGCTTCTCGACGCATACCCCAAGTCTCAGGCCGCCAAGGCAATCATGGATCTGGCCGACTCGCTGGATCACCGCAAGGAAGAGCAGAAGAAGAGCTTCCGCCTGCCGTTTGCCTCCCTGTTCCGTCGCAAGAAGAAGGGCGCGGTTAATGACACCCTCGCAGGAGCAGCATCATGA
- a CDS encoding type II and III secretion system protein family protein: MSRVFHTINIFILTAMLVGLINGLAHADVEIMNSEAPGVIRIVLDKSTILNTDRPISRVSLAQPGAASIVVLSPTQIYITGQELGTTTLTLWQGKNVSAVYDLVITPDVTRLKRMIHEILPEEKGIQVLSSGESITLSGTVTNTGNLTSVLSLAEAEAPEKVVNLLRVGGVQQVMLEVRVAEMSRTAMKRMGVNLAATFSNFTMYSFLNNLTSLGRQTSGLGAVNYIELTEKINGVVQYSSGNIAVNGLLDALKAHGLARVLAEPNLTCVSGESADFLVGGEIPIPIPSTFGVGIEFKPFGIGLEFTPTVLSSGSINLMVSPEVSELDYTNALRYEGFEIPALTTRKATTVIDLADGQSFAIAGLISESLKENNHRFPILGDVPVLGSLFRSSDFEKNKTELVIIVTARLAKPIDLDRQTLPGQNFKEPSDYEFYMLGLLEGQEDKKSVVQAKNINKPAAGTVVRPENGFDGDFGHSWPK; the protein is encoded by the coding sequence ATGTCCAGAGTATTCCACACCATAAATATCTTCATCCTCACCGCCATGCTGGTGGGCCTGATCAACGGCCTCGCTCATGCCGACGTGGAGATCATGAACTCCGAGGCTCCGGGTGTCATCCGCATCGTGCTGGACAAGTCCACCATCCTCAATACGGATCGTCCCATTTCCCGCGTCTCTTTGGCGCAGCCCGGCGCAGCCTCCATCGTGGTGCTGTCTCCCACCCAAATTTATATTACCGGCCAGGAACTCGGTACTACCACCCTGACCCTGTGGCAGGGCAAGAATGTCTCCGCAGTATATGATTTGGTCATCACCCCGGACGTTACCCGCCTCAAGAGAATGATCCACGAGATCCTGCCCGAGGAAAAGGGCATCCAGGTGCTCTCCTCCGGCGAATCCATCACCCTGTCCGGCACCGTGACCAACACCGGCAACCTGACCAGCGTCCTGTCGCTGGCCGAAGCAGAAGCACCGGAAAAGGTCGTTAACCTCCTGCGAGTGGGCGGCGTCCAGCAGGTAATGCTCGAAGTCCGCGTGGCCGAGATGAGCCGCACCGCCATGAAGCGCATGGGCGTCAACCTCGCAGCCACCTTCTCCAACTTCACCATGTACTCCTTCCTGAACAACCTCACCTCCCTTGGAAGGCAGACCTCCGGTCTGGGCGCGGTGAACTACATTGAACTGACCGAAAAGATCAACGGCGTGGTCCAGTACTCCAGCGGCAACATCGCCGTGAACGGTCTGCTGGACGCGCTCAAGGCCCACGGTCTGGCCCGCGTGCTGGCCGAGCCCAACTTGACCTGCGTATCCGGTGAGTCTGCCGACTTCCTGGTGGGTGGCGAGATCCCGATCCCCATTCCGAGCACCTTCGGTGTAGGCATCGAGTTCAAGCCCTTCGGTATCGGCCTTGAGTTCACCCCCACGGTCCTGTCCTCCGGTTCCATCAACCTGATGGTCAGCCCCGAGGTATCCGAACTCGATTACACCAACGCCCTCCGTTACGAAGGCTTCGAGATTCCGGCGCTGACCACCCGCAAGGCCACCACGGTCATCGATCTGGCCGACGGTCAGTCCTTTGCCATCGCCGGCCTGATCTCCGAATCTCTCAAGGAAAACAACCACCGCTTCCCGATCCTGGGCGATGTCCCTGTCCTCGGTTCCCTATTCCGCAGTTCCGACTTTGAAAAGAACAAGACCGAGTTGGTCATCATCGTCACCGCCCGCCTTGCCAAGCCCATCGATCTGGATCGCCAGACCCTGCCGGGCCAGAACTTCAAGGAACCCAGCGACTACGAATTCTACATGCTCGGTCTGCTGGAAGGTCAGGAAGACAAGAAGTCCGTGGTTCAGGCCAAGAACATCAACAAGCCCGCCGCAGGCACCGTGGTTCGCCCGGAAAACGGCTTCGACGGCGACTTTGGCCACTCCTGGCCCAAGTAA
- the cpaB gene encoding Flp pilus assembly protein CpaB → MSKSTRALIQIALALMLAMAAGVLIFMWTSKVTKQPTQIAAKVETVNVVVAKVVLRRGVKLTPEMLDIKGFTPDSRPGGAFGSVEEVVGRVLNMDVGINDAVTASKLADPSVMGGGVSALIEPGKRAMSVKGNEVMGLAGFVRPGDRVDVIVSMTMGQYDNPVTKLVLERVKVLATGTELSPPDAEGKTASVDVYTLELTPKESERLALAATHGTLNFALRNEQDDAKVLTTGATKKKTIAALRPKAKPRPKQLKRNIVKVEVITGGDSKTLKF, encoded by the coding sequence ATGAGTAAGTCCACCCGCGCACTCATTCAGATAGCACTGGCGCTTATGCTGGCCATGGCCGCTGGAGTCCTCATCTTCATGTGGACCAGCAAGGTCACCAAGCAGCCTACGCAGATTGCCGCCAAGGTCGAGACCGTTAACGTGGTCGTGGCCAAGGTCGTCCTGCGCCGCGGCGTCAAGCTCACTCCCGAGATGCTGGACATCAAGGGTTTCACTCCTGACTCCCGTCCCGGCGGCGCTTTCGGTTCCGTAGAAGAAGTTGTCGGCCGCGTGCTCAACATGGACGTCGGCATCAACGACGCCGTCACCGCGTCCAAGCTGGCAGACCCGTCCGTCATGGGCGGCGGTGTTTCCGCCCTCATCGAACCGGGCAAGCGCGCCATGTCGGTCAAGGGTAATGAAGTAATGGGTCTGGCCGGATTCGTTCGCCCCGGCGACCGTGTGGACGTCATCGTCTCCATGACCATGGGACAGTATGACAACCCCGTCACCAAGCTGGTGCTGGAACGCGTCAAGGTGCTGGCCACCGGAACCGAACTCTCCCCGCCCGACGCTGAAGGCAAGACCGCATCTGTTGACGTGTACACCCTGGAGCTGACTCCCAAGGAAAGTGAACGCCTCGCCCTCGCCGCCACCCACGGTACCCTGAATTTCGCACTGCGCAATGAGCAGGACGACGCCAAGGTCCTGACCACCGGTGCCACCAAGAAGAAGACGATCGCAGCACTCCGTCCCAAGGCCAAGCCCCGTCCCAAGCAGCTCAAGCGCAACATAGTCAAGGTCGAAGTCATCACCGGTGGCGACAGCAAGACCTTGAAGTTTTAG